In the Acanthopagrus latus isolate v.2019 chromosome 23, fAcaLat1.1, whole genome shotgun sequence genome, one interval contains:
- the LOC119013391 gene encoding 2',3'-cyclic-nucleotide 3'-phosphodiesterase translates to MDTEKSDEIFHASETPQPEETVMEKEVVSKLETAEETEKPPAADEDIEQMAVNGHDTEVITSQTEDITVPETVAVPAEEPKKTEIEDNLPTVTSEPVSEPVEVASPEPVESSETISGPVGALDTEPENIQPEQLPVPENDPEPLPVQTPLADSAPELEPEKLAETIPEAGLEKQTLPEPVMLQQPVDIQPPSQEEKGSEQMETETELKTTMDAVAEEVAKMSVTDTEKPAETVAVTVASPDKTAVTVSVTEASPEKPAATMPVTEASPEKPKEAAKVKEEASAEIENVKPAEDKKEPEKTAESDTVKGAEAAPGGEGVKSEKDAEPQQEEDPVPAPGSLSFALLEREQTKDALRISRTLVVLRGLPGSGKSFLARAIADTYKELCSVISADDHGVKPESPESSVEGYKALDEAVVARCSAGTSSPLLLVVDDTNHTQGRLARLGEIAEQHNLVAVFLEPRTEWRRDVAQLIKKTKRGLEQAKLESMKGPIEEMSLPLYFGWFLLSSVQDKVRCTSMDFLKTLDTLEAFKKHLIDFTGKAEKEVDLEQYFQAKGALHCTTKFCNYGKAEGAKEYAQIPAVNDLYGSVFELSLSALFVTPRTVGARVSLTEEQLVLWPADAEKEVESAASLPLGSRAHVTLGCAEGVDPVQTGLDLLDILALQHGGQQGELVEEMELGSLTYYGEGRWLLSLREPICTLACFSSCYECKELGLTAKGPEKKKKQKCAIL, encoded by the exons ATGGATACTGAAAAGAGCGACGAAATTTTTCATGCGTCAGAGACTCCACAGCCAGAGGAGACTGTAATGGAAAAAGAGGTTGTGTCCAAACTGGAGACAGCGGAGGAGACTGAGAAGCCACCAGCTGCTGACGAAGACATTGAGCAGATGGCAGTGAATGGTCATGATACTGAAGTCATAACTTCACAAACAGAAGACATAACTGTACCAGAAACTGTTGCAGTGCCTGCAGAGGAACCAAAGAAGACAGAGATTGAGGATAACTTGCCCACAGTAACATCTGAACCTGTGTCGGAGCCTGTTGAGGTCGCATCACCAGAACCAGTTGAGTCATCTGAAACAATCTCTGGCCCAGTTGGAGCTTTAGACACAGAACCTGAAAACATCCAGCCTGAACAGCTGCCTGTGCCAGAGAATGACCCAGAACCTTTGCCTGTGCAAACGCCTCTGGCAGACAGTGCCCCTGAACTAGAGCCAGAGAAATTGGCAGAAACGATTCCAGAAGCCGGACTCGAAAAGCAAACATTACCTGAACCAGTCATGCTGCAGCAGCCAGTGGATATACAGCCACCCAGCCAAGAGGAGAAAGGGTCAGAACAAatggaaacagagacagaactGAAGACTACAATGGATGCTGTGGCGGAAGAAGTTGCCAAAATGTCTGTGACGGATACAGAAAAACCAGCAGAAACCGTGGCGGTGACAGTAGCTTCCCCTGATAAAACGGCAGTAACCGTGTCAGTGACAGAGGCTTCCCCAGAAAAACCAGCAGCAACGATGCCGGTGACAGAAGCTTCCCCAGAAAAGCCAAAAGAAGCTGCGAAAGTAAAGGAGGAGGCATCTgctgaaattgaaaatgttaaacCTGCTGAGGACAAGAAGGAACCGGAAAAAACAGCTGAGTCTGATACCGTGAAGGGGGCTGAGGCGGCACCAGGAGGCGAAGGTGTTAAATCTGAGAAAGATGCTGAGCCTCAACAGGAGGAGGATCCAGTCCCTGCACCAGGCTCCCTGTCCTTTGCCCTCCTGGAGCGAGAGCAGACCAAAGATGCCCTTCGAATCTCTCGTACCCTTGTTGTCCTCAGAGGCCTTCCAGGAAGTGGTAAGAGCTTCTTGGCTCGTGCCATCGCTGATACCTACAAAGAGCTCTGCTCAGTAATCAGTGCTGACGACCACGGTGTGAAGCCAGAGAGTCCAGAATCATCCGTGGAAGGATACAAGGCTCTGGATGAGGCTGTGGTGGCCCGTTGCAGTGCAGGAACATCttcccctctgctgctggtggtggacGACACCAACCACACCCAGGGTCGGCTGGCCCGCCTGGGGGAGATTGCAGAGCAGCACAATCTAGTCGCTGTCTTTTTGGAGCCCCGTACTGAGTGGCGCAGAGATGTAGCACAGCTGATCAAGAAGACCAAGCGTGGACTGGAGCAGGCCAAACTGGAATCCATGAAAGGTCCAATTGAGGAAATGTCCCTTCCTCTTTACTTTGGCtggtttcttctctcctccgtcCAGGACAAGGTCAGGTGCACATCGATGGACTTCCTGAAAACGCTGGACACCCTGGAGGCCTTCAAGAAACACCTGATtgact TCACTGGGAAAGCTGAGAAGGAGGTGGATTTGGAACAGTACTTTCAAGCCAAAGGGGCCCTCCACTGCACTACAAAGTTCTGCAACTATGGAAAAGCTGAGGGTGCCAAAGAGTATGCACAGATTCCA GCAGTCAACGATCTCTACGGTTCTGTGTTTGAGCTGTCACTGAGCGCTCTCTTTGTCACTCCTCGCACCGTTGGGGCCAGAGTGTCCCTCACCGAGGAGCAGCTTGTGCTGTGGCCAGCCGATGCCGAAAAGGAGGTTGAGTCCGCCGCCTCCCTGCCTCTGGGAAGCCGAGCCCATGTTACTCTGGGTTGCGCGGAGGGTGTTGATCCAGTTCAAACAGGTCTGGATCTGCTCGATATCCTGGCACTGCAGCATGGCGGCCAACAGGGGGAGCttgtggaggagatggagctcGGGTCGCTGACCTATTACGGCGAAGGAAGGTGGCTGCTGAGTCTCAGAGAGCCAATCTGCACACTGGCCTGCTTCTCCAGCTGCTATGAGTGCAAGGAGCTCGGGCTGACCGCAAAAGGAccggagaagaagaagaagcaaaagTGCGCCATACTGTAA